One Patescibacteria group bacterium genomic window, GGCGCCGTCTGCCGTGAGCCACCCAGAAATGAAGTCATGCGTGTCACCAGCTGATCCGTCAGCAGTGATATCAATCCGCACCACTTTGTACCCCGTGGGTTGGGTGCGGTTCCACGAACCGTGGTAGGCAACCAGCAGATCACCACGCATGTCTGCTGGCCAGGCTTCGGTATCTGGGATAAAGGCCAGACCAAGTGGGGCAGAGTGTGCTTGCAGGTTGATATGTGCAGGAACGGCAGTAGCGCAGCGTGTGGCCGCATTCCGGCTGAAGTTCAGGTCTGCCACATTGTTGCCGTAGCAAAATGGCCAGCCGTAGAATTTGCCGGCTTCCAGAATATTCACTTCATCTGGTGGGAGATTGTCACCCAGCAGGTCGCGGCCGTTTTCCGTTGCCCAGAGCTTTCCATCCGCTGGTCGAAAAGCCAAAAACGCTGCATTACGCAAGCCTGTGGCAAAAACCTTGAAGTCAGATCCATCGCGGTTCAGGGAGTAGACCGTTGCATTTTGTTGGTTTGACTCATTGCAGACATTGCAGCTGGAACCAATGCTCACGTACAGCCGCTTGTCCGAGCCAATGGCTAAGGTACGGCGATTATGGTTGTTCCCATCAGGGAGGTCTACGAGTTTTTCCAGCGGCGCATCGCTGTTCAATCGTGCTTTGCTAATGCGGCGCTCCTCGGCAATGTAGAGTAGGTTCGCATCGTCCGGATCTAGCACCAAGCCGTGGGGGTTGCTGAGATTTCGGAAGGGAGTCGTTTTCTCCGTCACCTTTCCATCCACCACCGTGAGTTTTGTCACTGTCCCTTGGGTTAGCTGACTCACCCACAAGTTTCCTTCGGCATCTTGGGCGATGTCCCGGGCTCCCACCAGCAGTTTGGCAAAAACGCTAATGGAAAAACCTGCAGGTAAGGTGAGAGGGAAACCCGTTGCGTTGTGCGAGACTTGGGTAGAAACATTTGCATTTGCGGTTGGTGTGGTGTTCGTTGCCTGAGTATTCGTGGGTTGGGTGTTGGCGTTTTCCAGCAGGTCCACAATGTCCTGCGGTGCGGGTTGCACAGCTGGGCCAGCCCCGCGAAAATTCCGGTACGCAAACACCCCCAGGGCAGTGAGGCCAAGGGCAAGAACGATGATAATGGTGACAACTGCCAGGCGGCGTGGCATGTGCTTACTGTACTTGAATTTCCTTTTTCAGGATAGTGTCCCGGTCTTTGAAGTGGAATGTACCGTGAATATTTTTTCCTTCCAAAAGCAAGGGGAGCCAGAAGATATCGTCTGGCCACATGTCCGCGTAGGGGACAGCGGCATGCAAAAACCACAGTGGCCGCATTTCTTCAGACTCAGTAGCCTCGCCAGAAAATTGCGTAGTACTAAAGAGGTGGACGACCAGGGTTTCATCCGGCTTTTCCACAAATGAAAAACGGAGTACGCCGCGTGCCATGAGGTTGTCTGACGTAATCCCAGCTTCTTCTTCCAGTTCTCGCTTTGCTGCTGCTTCAATCGTTTCGCCTTCGTGCACTTTGCCCCCAAAGCCGTTCCACCGACCTTCCCCAAACCCGCGTTTCTTCATACCCAGCAGAATGCGCTGATCATCGTACACAATCACAAGCGTGAGGTGTTTTTCGGTCATGGGGGAAGTATAGTGGAGAGAATAGCGAGTTGGCCAGTTTTCGAGTTAGCGAGCTGGCGCGTTGGTAAAGCGGGTTCCTATTGACTGTAAGTAACTCGTTTGCTAGGTTGATGTATTCAGAAAAACAGAAATTCCTAAAGGAGGAAAAATGGACCTTCAATCAATCCTAGCGGCGATCGATAGTTTGTCGATGGAACAGTCTCGTCAGCTACGTTCAAAGCTCGATGACCATTGCGAAAAAATTCGTGCAAGCCTAACCGCGGCATTGCCAGAATTACTTCAGGAGAAGTATGGGGATTGGGACAAAACTTCCAACCTTGTGTGGAATCGTGAGTGCGAATTCTGGATGTTTGAGGGGGTTGGAATGGAACTGACCGAAGATCAAATCGACGAGTACCGGCGGAAAGCTATGGTAATGCTCGAACCAGTGATAGCTGCCTGGGAACCCCTCGGTGTCGAATTCGATGTTGTGACGCACCTTAAGTGTAATAACGGTCTTATCATGGCGTACTTCAAGGCTTGATGTTGTACGCAAAGAATTTACAAACCACGATTGCAAAGTCGTGGTTTTTCTATTTGACAGTACATCAAATCGAGCTATCCTGGACATATCCGTAGTGAGGAATGGCCACCCTTCCTACTTCTCCATCAGGAGTGACGTTGGATACGGCTGCCGCGAGTGTTGGGGGAGCGTCATACTAGTTGCTCCTTGTATACTAAGCCCAACAACTATACTCGCGGCTTTTCTTTTTTCGTCCGCACAAAAGTCCGCTTTCTGTTCTTAGATAGTCTCCTTTCAATTTCTGGGTGGCGTTTCAGGTATGCAGCAAGTTGCGCTGGCAGTGCATTTGCCGGAACAATTACCTTAACACCCGGTGGAATGACTCGCTGTATTTGTTTCGCAATAATTCCAAAGTGGGTGCAGGCTAAGATCAGGATGTCGATACCAGAAAACTTTTGCTGCAGTGTTTGTAGCGTTGACTGAATGAATTTCGGTTTTTTAGATTCAACCGCGAGGACAAGTTTGAATGTTGGAATTCCCGTAACCTGTGTTCCAGGAAACCGAGTTTTGATTTCCGTTTGAAAAACTTTTGACCGAATGGTACTGGGTGTCGCTAAGATACCAATATGTTTCCCTTTGTGCTTCTCTACGTGTTCGATGGTTGGAATGACAATTCCCAACACGCGCCGGTCAGGGAAGTGTTTGGGGAGCCACTGCTTTTGGATTTTTCGTAAGGCTTGGGCTGAGGCGGTGTTGCATGCCAAGATTACCAGAGCGCAATCGTGCTCGAAGAGATAGTGTAGGGCTTTTGTGACGAGTTTGTAGATTTGTGCCGGCGACTTGGTGCCGTAAGGGAGATTGGCAGTATCCGAATACGCCAGGTAGTCATACCTGGGTAACTTTTTCACAATTTGTTGTAGGACATGCAAGCCTCCAAGGCCAGAGTCGAATATGCCAATGTAAGTACTCATCAATTTTTTTTCTTTGATTTAATTCGGTACCCAAAACGCGTAGCGCCTCCATAGGAATTCTTTACTACCGGAGATTTGGCGTATTCTTGTAATGATCTAAAGAAACTAACAGACTTTGCTCCCCTTAAGTGGAAGTTAATATAGTTAATTTTATTTTTTGTTAATATATGATGGTATTTATTTTCAAGATCACGAGCATACATCATTTTCCATGCATGAAATTCTTCTTGATCTAATTTAGCATTTTGAATTTCATTTATAACACCTGGCATCAGATAAAAAATTCTATAAAAAATTGTGTGGAATTTAATAATTTCTTTTCTCGATATTTTTTTATTATGAAGGAATTCAATTTCCTCCTTATGAAATTTTATCCAGCTCAAGTGATAACCGTGAATTACAGTATTCCTAACTGGGTAAATTTCTTTTGAAAGTTTAATTGCTGCACCAATAATAGTTTTTGAGAAATTATCTTGAAAATTCTTCTGAAAAAATTCTAATTTTTTCCAAGGAAAGTCCCTAATAATCCTGTTAGCCCATTCCCTTTGCAAAGTGACATCATGATTGAAAAGTATTATTGCTTGATTGATAATTTCAGTAATGTAATATTCAAAAAAAATTGAAAAAAATAAGGCACCAAGAACAATTTCCTTAGGTTTAGGTTTTTTCTTTCTTAAAAATTTGTTGCAAAATTCATTATAATAGAGCTCAGAACCAAACTCATTTCCAATAATTATTTTATAAATGAATTCCTTTTTCCCCATATTTCAAAAGTAGCACCGCTGGTATTAAAAGAAAAGCCAAAAAACCACCTATTGGTGGTCTAATCAATCAACATGCAAATTGCTACTTCGTTGGTACAGCAGCCTTGGCTGCAGCCTGGGTCACTTGCTTCGCATTTGTTCGAACGCACGACGTACACGCCATCACCCGCTTTCCTTTGAGGAAAAGGGTTTGGAGGTTGACATGCTGCCGGCGGATGGTAGCAATGTTGGAGTGGCTCCGGCTATTCGCCTTCAGACTCCCTTTGCCGCAAATGGTGCAATTACGTGCCATATAAGGTATGCTGGGTGCTGTGCCGGGAAGCCTACCATGTCTTTTTCGCTCAGGCAAGTCCATGACCGTATGCCCTTCCTCCACCTCCTCACCACGAATCCGTTAGAAGCCGTTGCTTGGGTTTTGGCCATTATTTTGGCCATTACCGTGCATGAATTTAGCCATGCCCTGGTGGCTTGGCTGCAAGGGGACTCTACCGCCCAGTTGGAAGGCCGGGTCACGCTCAATCCCATAGCGCACGTTGACCCCGTTGGGTTCATCGCCCTCATTTTGGTGGGTTTTGGCTGGGGCAAGCCGGTGCCATTCAATCCGTACAACCTTAAAGCCAAACGCTGGGGTCCAGCCCTCGTTTCACTTGCCGGCCCTGCGTCCAACCTCCTGGGGGTTGTAGTTTTTGGCTTGGTACTCCGGTTGGTACTGCAGTTTTCAAGCTTACCATCAGACAACTTACTCATCACTTTTCTCATCCTGTGCGTGCAGTTCAACGTGGTGCTCATGCTCTTCAACCTGCTGCCTGTGCCGCCATTGGATGGGTCAAAACTCCTGCAATTGCTCCCATCCCGGTTTGACTATATCATCGAAAACCTCAATAAATACGGGTTTATTATCCTCCTCGCCGTGGTATTATTGGGTCAGCCATTCCTTAGTCGGATTTTTGGCGCAGTGACCGATTTTATGTTCAGTTTGATTCTGAAGGGTCTCGACTAACGTAGGGCTGCACACTTCGCCTTGACGTACCTGACTTCTCATGGTACGCTCAGCCCTGTTCTGAGGTCGCGGTTCCCCGCCCACGGATGAGCGAGGCGCTTTCTCACTAGCTACATTTTTTTCTCATGCCAACGGTCAACCAGCTCGTCCGCCTGGGACGACATACAAACCTGAAGAAATCAAAGACTCCGGCCCTCCAGCCGGTGCTGAACGCTTTGAAGCGCCACCGACATGAATTGCCGGAAGGTAGCCCGTTTAAGCGTGGTGTGTGCGTGAAAGTGACCACGACCACCCCCAAGAAGCCAAACTCCGCACTCCGCAAGATTGCGCGTGTTCGGCTGTCCAACGGTATGGAAGTCACAGCGTACATTCCGGGGATTGGCCATAATTTGCAAGAGCACTCCATTGTCCTCATTCGTGGCGGCCGGGTGAAAGACTTGCCAGGTGTGCGGTACCACATTGTTCGCGGAGTCTACGACACCCAAGGTGTTGCCAATCGCAAGCAAGGTCGCAGTCTCTACGGTGTAAAAGCCAAGTAATATGCGCGGAAAACAAGCACCCCGTCGTGTCATTGCCCCAGATCCGCTCTTCCAGAGCATTCCTTTGGCAAAATTTATCAACTACGTCATGCAGCGTGGCAAGAAGACCGTGGCACAGAAAATTGTCTACGGTGCTTTGGCCATTGTGAAAGAGAAGACGGGTAAACCAGAAATGGAGAGCTTTGATCTAGCCATCCGCAACGTGGCGCCGGTGGTGGAAGTGAAAGCCAAGCGCGTGGGTGGTGCAAACTACCAAGTCCCCATGGAAGTCCGCGGTGATCGTCGGATGGCACTGGCCTACCGTTGGTTGCTGGACGCAGCGCGGAATAAGAAGGGGAAACCCATGGCGCAGAAATTGGCTGCAGAATTGCTGTCTGCCTTGGCCAATGAAGGTGATGCGGTGAAGAAGAAAATGGACGTGCACCGCATGGCAGAGGCCAACCGTGCTTTCGCTCACTTTGCATAAGAAAAGCGAATTTTCGCTCAACTGTGGCAATCGACTTTTTCCTGCGGCCGCGTGTGCCGCGGTTTCTATAACTAGCGATTTTTCAAACCCAGTATGCCTAGAGAATACTCCTTAGAAGATACCCGTAACATTGGCATTATTGCCCACATTGACGCGGGAAAAACCACGGTTTCCGAGCGTGTGCTTTTCTACACCGGCAAGAAGCACAAGATTGGTGAAGTGCACGAAGGCGCAGCGGAAATGGACTGGATGGAACAGGAGAAAGAGCGCGGGATTACCATTACCGCCGCCGCAACTACCTGCTTTTGGAAGAACAAGCGCATCAACCTGATTGATACCCCAGGCCACATTGACTTCACCGTGGAAGTGCAGCGATCTTTGCGCGTGCTGGATGGTGGTGTGGTGGTTTTTGACGGCGTAGCGGGTGTGGAATCCCAATCCGAAACCGTCTGGCACCAGGCTGAAAAGTTTGGCGTGCCCCGCATTTGCTTTATCAACAAGATGGACCGCATGGGCGCGGATTTCTACTACGATCTGAAGAGCATCCACGAACGTTTGACCACGAATGCTCATCCACTGCAGCTGCCCATTGGCGCGGCAGAGACGTTTACGGGTCTCATCGACCTGTTTACCCGCAAGGCCTACATTTCCAAGGACGATTTAGGGAAAGACATTGAAGAAACGGATGTGCCGGCAGACATGAAGGAAAAAGTGGAAGAGTACCGCCACAGCCTCATTGAAGCCATTGTGGAGCAAGATGAAACCTTGCTGAGCCAGTATTTGGAAGGGAAGGAGCCTGAGATTGATGCCCTGAAGGCTACCCTCCGAAAGGCCTGCATTGCGAATAAACTGGTGCCAGTGCTGTGCGGCTCTGCTTTGAAGAACAAAGGTGTTCAAGCGCTGCTGGATGCAGTCATTGACTTCCTGCCGAATCCGCTGGACGTGCCACCGGTCGTTGGGAAACATCCAAAGACAGACGAGCCGGTTGCATGCCCACCTGATGACACCAAGCCTTTTGCTGGTCTCGTTTTCAAAATTGCGGCTGACCCGTTTGTGGGCAAACTCGCGTTCTTCCGGGTGTACTCTGGCATGCTCAAAGCCGGTTCCTACGTGCTGAATACCAGCACGGGTAACCAAGAGCGCATCGGCCGCATTGTCCGTTTACATGCCAACCACCGGGAAGATGTGAACGAAGTGTACGCCGGCGACATTGCCGCTGCGGTGGGCATGAAGAGCACATTCACTGGCCAAACCATTTGCGACCCAGACCATCCATTGGTTTTGGAGAGCATTGTCTTTCCCACGCCGGTCATTGACCTGGCCATTGAACCCAAGACCAAAGCTGACCAGGAGAAAATGGGCACGGCTATTCAACGTTTGGCAGAAGAAGACCCAACCTTCCGCGTCAAATTCAACGAAGAAACCAACCAAACCATCATCTCCGG contains:
- the murI gene encoding glutamate racemase, which encodes MSTYIGIFDSGLGGLHVLQQIVKKLPRYDYLAYSDTANLPYGTKSPAQIYKLVTKALHYLFEHDCALVILACNTASAQALRKIQKQWLPKHFPDRRVLGIVIPTIEHVEKHKGKHIGILATPSTIRSKVFQTEIKTRFPGTQVTGIPTFKLVLAVESKKPKFIQSTLQTLQQKFSGIDILILACTHFGIIAKQIQRVIPPGVKVIVPANALPAQLAAYLKRHPEIERRLSKNRKRTFVRTKKEKPRV
- a CDS encoding site-2 protease family protein; its protein translation is MPFLHLLTTNPLEAVAWVLAIILAITVHEFSHALVAWLQGDSTAQLEGRVTLNPIAHVDPVGFIALILVGFGWGKPVPFNPYNLKAKRWGPALVSLAGPASNLLGVVVFGLVLRLVLQFSSLPSDNLLITFLILCVQFNVVLMLFNLLPVPPLDGSKLLQLLPSRFDYIIENLNKYGFIILLAVVLLGQPFLSRIFGAVTDFMFSLILKGLD
- the rpsG gene encoding 30S ribosomal protein S7 — its product is MRGKQAPRRVIAPDPLFQSIPLAKFINYVMQRGKKTVAQKIVYGALAIVKEKTGKPEMESFDLAIRNVAPVVEVKAKRVGGANYQVPMEVRGDRRMALAYRWLLDAARNKKGKPMAQKLAAELLSALANEGDAVKKKMDVHRMAEANRAFAHFA
- a CDS encoding 8-oxo-dGTP diphosphatase → MTEKHLTLVIVYDDQRILLGMKKRGFGEGRWNGFGGKVHEGETIEAAAKRELEEEAGITSDNLMARGVLRFSFVEKPDETLVVHLFSTTQFSGEATESEEMRPLWFLHAAVPYADMWPDDIFWLPLLLEGKNIHGTFHFKDRDTILKKEIQVQ
- a CDS encoding PQQ-dependent sugar dehydrogenase, with amino-acid sequence MPRRLAVVTIIIVLALGLTALGVFAYRNFRGAGPAVQPAPQDIVDLLENANTQPTNTQATNTTPTANANVSTQVSHNATGFPLTLPAGFSISVFAKLLVGARDIAQDAEGNLWVSQLTQGTVTKLTVVDGKVTEKTTPFRNLSNPHGLVLDPDDANLLYIAEERRISKARLNSDAPLEKLVDLPDGNNHNRRTLAIGSDKRLYVSIGSSCNVCNESNQQNATVYSLNRDGSDFKVFATGLRNAAFLAFRPADGKLWATENGRDLLGDNLPPDEVNILEAGKFYGWPFCYGNNVADLNFSRNAATRCATAVPAHINLQAHSAPLGLAFIPDTEAWPADMRGDLLVAYHGSWNRTQPTGYKVVRIDITADGSAGDTHDFISGWLTADGALGRPVDVLPTADGRLYITDDKAAVVYLVTTPSAK
- the rpsL gene encoding 30S ribosomal protein S12; translation: MPTVNQLVRLGRHTNLKKSKTPALQPVLNALKRHRHELPEGSPFKRGVCVKVTTTTPKKPNSALRKIARVRLSNGMEVTAYIPGIGHNLQEHSIVLIRGGRVKDLPGVRYHIVRGVYDTQGVANRKQGRSLYGVKAK
- the fusA gene encoding elongation factor G, coding for MPREYSLEDTRNIGIIAHIDAGKTTVSERVLFYTGKKHKIGEVHEGAAEMDWMEQEKERGITITAAATTCFWKNKRINLIDTPGHIDFTVEVQRSLRVLDGGVVVFDGVAGVESQSETVWHQAEKFGVPRICFINKMDRMGADFYYDLKSIHERLTTNAHPLQLPIGAAETFTGLIDLFTRKAYISKDDLGKDIEETDVPADMKEKVEEYRHSLIEAIVEQDETLLSQYLEGKEPEIDALKATLRKACIANKLVPVLCGSALKNKGVQALLDAVIDFLPNPLDVPPVVGKHPKTDEPVACPPDDTKPFAGLVFKIAADPFVGKLAFFRVYSGMLKAGSYVLNTSTGNQERIGRIVRLHANHREDVNEVYAGDIAAAVGMKSTFTGQTICDPDHPLVLESIVFPTPVIDLAIEPKTKADQEKMGTAIQRLAEEDPTFRVKFNEETNQTIISGMGELHLDIIVDRMKREFKVEANVGKPQVAYKETIKGTAEGEGKYIRQTGGRGQYGHCWVKVEPNEKGKGYEFIDEVTGGAIPREYIQPINKGIHEALERGVIAGYPMVDVKATVYDGSYHDVDSSEIAFKIAGSMAVQTAVKKATPVILEPIMKVEVVTPEANMGDVMGDLNSKRAQIKEMRDRGSMRVIDAEVPLAAMFGYATSLRSMTQGRASYSMEFSHYAEVPKNIAAELIAKAAGETTRV
- the rpmB gene encoding 50S ribosomal protein L28, with amino-acid sequence MARNCTICGKGSLKANSRSHSNIATIRRQHVNLQTLFLKGKRVMACTSCVRTNAKQVTQAAAKAAVPTK